CTTCCCCAGAAATGAGGAGATTCTGAGCAACCTGGTCTTGAGGCATTGCAGGGTGGGAAGAAGTCAAGATAGAGAGAGTTTGAGCGAAAGATCTGTGCACATTGGTGAGCAGTTCCTTAGCTGCAGCAGAGGCATCTGGGTCAACAGGTTTCTGAAGCAGAAACTTGAGCTGAGTGGCATAGTCGAGACCGAGAAGAAGCTCTGTGATGAGGGTGTTGTTCATGGTACTGGGTGTGTAGTTGGTGGCTAAGGATGTATTGATATATACTttagaagaaattgaagattaggGGAATAGTGGGTAtggagagaaggaagaaagaggTGGGTTTTTGCGAGGAAAGAGAGATAGCAGTGAATGGAAAACGTTGAGAAGGGAGGGATGATGTTGAACAATCatggaagagaaaatttgtcCACAGATAATAACTTTGCTTACAAACCTAAACATGACGTTGCTCTTCTGATGCAAGCCTGACGCTgcataattttctttcttttttcttttccttcaaaaTTACAACTTTCCCCACTTGCACCTCAcaactctttatttttcttaatttaaaaagaaaaaggtcaCTGTTTGTACTACACAACCACGCTGCTCCTTTTAATGCTTATTAAATTTTCACTGTCTGATGTTTTTTGGTTCTCCTTTGTAAAACTAACAGTGtttttacatatattatcaagaaataataacaacctcaataatattattatatagataaaaatataagctTTTTGGGAAGCAAATACACAactatagttttaaattttataaacttttttactgattattattattttttagagaattaaatatatttttagtttaaaattaaaattagttttcatcaaaaagttttatatatttttattttctaatttaaaaaataaataggtattgtatttttaatgtaatgatgttaaatttttttatatatcaataacatttttttaacttatagtaaaacataaacatattaaatatgtaaataatttaaatgttgtcataaaacacatttaacacgtattaaaaaatataacgtaattaaattaaaataatttaatttatttattttttaagttttaaaattaaatatatcaaaaattTTACATAGATACCAATTTTAATTTGCATAAAAGTTTAGgaataaaaatctttttcttttagataaggtatatttttttaacatgcTACCATTATACTTTGAAAATAAATCAACTCTTGGAGTTAAGGTGATTAAGtggattttaatttattaaaaaataataataatttcattaaatatttagataCTTTTCTCGCCTCAGAAACTATTGATAGTATCTCACAAATTTATGAAGTAATTTATTCGACGTATAGATATATTAACGGATAAAAAAGGTCTTAAATGTTATGTTTGTCTTATTACCGTGATTTATGTCTAACGAAATTTGAAAAGATATAGTGCACAATAACCCGAACAAGGGTTTATCtgtgaaatattatataaaagtgtattttattaatatctatCCCATACTCCaacttttgatgatttttattctttattttattttattttatttttgcaatctaaaattcaaaaaataccATCTTCAaataagttaaaagaaaaagtatgaattaaaattatgagaCCCGAGAAATTGATTAAAAGAATGAAGATGTTTTATATGATgaatactttaatattttattattaaagaaggAAAGTATGAATATAACTTTGTAAgaattaaatttacttttataaaatatttatctttttataactactttattctttttctaaGATTATGacgttattttttatttctttgaagATTCAACCCGTCTTGATGTTCATGATGGCAAGGAcaacatttttaattgattagttactttggtagaataagtttaatttcaatcctattttagaattattttgtGCTTGGGATGCATGTGAACATTGTGGTTTTGCATGTAGAGAGTTCTTTAGGAACCATAGTTCTATGTGATCCTAAAGGTATGTTTGGATCATTAATCTaaaatgtttttgtgtttttagagCATTTTGTGAGCGTAGAACTTAAGGACAAAATTTTGTTGAAAGTTTTAATAAAGGTACGATAAATTAGTATTGATTTATGCATGATATAACTGTTTGAGTTACAAACTatgattgatttgattgtgtgatgattttgtttacatttGTTGGAATTATATGTTTAGTATATGTGAGATTGATTGAATTTAAAGTATAGGAGATTTATGTTGTCTTTGAGTGtaacatcttattttttttatagtgtttAACTACTATAAGATATATCTCACATTCTTGATATTACACAGCAATTAGCtcgaagaaaatatataaattttcatacaattatccataaataatttataatagaaaatttcATATGTAGACCCATacatattataagaataaatattataatgaaacaaaagaaaacttttaaaacagAAGGAAAGATTGGAACGTCTTACTCTAAGCTTCAGCTCCGCTACAACTAGCATTTGTCTCCGGTGAGACCACCTAAGCTCACAACATTATGTTGTGGTGTACGAACATatgaaatgtttatattttttgcttccactattttaataaaaaaaaattggacaaTAACGTTTTATACAATTCGTACTCTATGATTATCTTTTTACATGTGACATTCCAATAGGGGTGTTACaacaaacaattttctcaaTAGCACATGGAATTGGTACACCTTTATCTTTAGATGATTATAGCCAAAAGAACTCTTgagacttctttgcacgtgtcCTAGTTGATTTTGACTTGTTATTAGGTTTGTCTAATCAAATTTTAGTGAAAAGACTAGGATTTGTGTTTATTGTTGATGtgaaatttgagaaattatCTCCATTTTTGTTCAAATTGAAAAACGATTAGTcataatttatctaattataGACAATTACAACAAGATACCAAAGTTATTTTTGGTggagaaaaaataattgaggCAAAAATATAACAAGATTATGGTCCTAATGTGGTTAATTCATAGGATGCGGTTAAGGAATCTTTAGCTCAAGTAGTGTAACCTATGGTGGAGCCTGTGGTGGAGCTTGGGGTGGAGCCTATGGTAGAGTTTGCTTGGTGGAGCTTGGGGTGGAGCCTATGGTAGAGTTTGCTTTTATGGTGCAACCTGTTATGGTATAACCTGTTGCTCAATTACAACTTAAGCTAGTGGGGGATAATCATGATAATATTTGCATTGTGAATTTCTCTTGGTTAAGAATCTTGATGGTGTGCTAGTGAAATATGATTCTTTGGTCAGTATACCTCTTTTGAAAAATGTCACTCTTATTGTCAATAGTTTTCAAAGTTTACAACAATTAGATTCAACTCATAGTAGttcaacaataatttttaatccTTGACATACAAGGAGGCTTGTTTTTtaaaggaattaaaaataatttctgaaTGAACTAATATGCTTGATGAAAGAGAATATTCTAATACTGCATATAATGATAAATCAATTCAAAGTATACCTAAACATAGTAGGATTAAGCcaaaagttaatattaaatcCTCCAACACAAAAACTTCTAAAATTAAAGAACTTTTCTGAAATCTCAAAGGAATGATAAATTATGTGATGTGTTGaagaatttacttttttttttggtatataaagtttaaagtatgaaatgatttttgtgagttatgaattttttttttatattatatattttttctgtgatataattttatcataagtTTGGTCtgatttctatatttttcttttctcttatttttatttttatattttaataaaactttcTGTAATAGTAGCAATGCCTACGAGTAATTTATTTGGATTATAATAAAAGCATTCTACGTAATGTCACtgttagaaaaaaaagtgttattaattttattcatattttattaagaagTTATAATTATAGATAACAAATATTTTGCATATTTATCTTGTAAATTTTTTGTACTTATTTTTCTCGATTCtcattatttctttattttttcttgaataatatataatacttaaatttaatgaaaaacttGACCTAACTATTTAAGTTCATATCATGAAAGCAACTATGGAAAAAGAACTATACAAGATACCTACCCTTACAAACATCAATTATTTGTGTACTGACCAGTGAGACATAtcattaaaaagatataaattgGATGATATCATTTGGAACTAGCagtaattgttttttatatgtttgaGTTGCAACTTACAAAATGGCCAATGGTATTGGCAAGTGCTATCAGCTGTATTATTAGAATTGAAGATGGTTTGGTTTTTGCAAGCTGGGTTACTATTTATGTCACTTTTTCCAAGATTCCAATTGTACCATCTTTTTTAGTTCATGTTTATCCATCTTTTTACCAATTATTTTTGCACACACTAACTCAACCAATTCTTTCATCTATTATATATAACCTTATCTCCTCCAAAAATATCTTCCCATCTTTTCTAACCACTTATATGCACGATGCTCATTAAACTATTAAATTCGAATTTGAAGTTGCCATGAATCCAAGATTCAAGAAAAAACAAGGTGAATATTTGAAAGCGAGTCCTtgaaaatttagatttttttgacaatttttttaccAAACTATATGAcgataaacaaaaaataaaacttataaaccgaattaaaaatttaatcatttttcaaattttcttttgcaGAATGGTATGCAATGTATATTTGTATTTACAAAGaataaataactatataattttgtaaaaagataTGTAATACTGTGGTTAAAAACTCATAAATTTGTAATCTAATTATGATTACaaagataaaagatattaatttaaaaagattagGATAAGATCATTACAACTTAAATtgcataatttatatttatatatgtttttatgtgtaaaaattatttattcaatttctcTTCCTTTAATATATTAGTATATGACTTAGACTAATAATAAAGCAAGAAaatctttattataatataaatgttaataattaatatacaaaTCAAATAATGTTTATGTACAGTAGGGATCGGGCACCAGACAGGCCGGACGTCTTCATACTCATAATGGCCCAATCACGTTACCTGGCCTCTCATCATTGGCGGGGCTCGGGCGTAATGCGCCGGACATCCGTATGTCCAAGACAACATAACATTCCCGCTTGTCGTCCGGATGAACAACAACTCATACGAAGCTGGCCAGCAATACCACCAACTAACCGGATCTGCATGGACAGCCGGTCGTAAGACCAAATGTGAGAGACCGGCCGGCCACATCACTAATTAACCGGGTTTAAGGTAAGTAGTTGTTAAAAGTTATTGGGCTGAATTTGGGCcctgattaacttttcactaatcccaagcccatagcaaaaactataaatatagatccagggtgagtggtagataggttgcatttactgcacatttattactgttctatCGAAAAAGCCATTGCTctcaaactgactttggcattgGAGAATCTTTCACAGGTCTCCCACCCGTGTGCAGAGAAGGAAATCGAGAAGTAAGGACTGAGAACCGGATATTCGAAATCCGACGGAGAAGGATGTGGAGGCATTGGACGACTCAGCCCCTACAACCGAAACATCTGGCACCCACCGTGGGGCTGAGTAGCTTTataacccaatggtgaccacgagaaacatgagcaTGGACGACCCGATTGAGATGATCAGAATGTTACAGCAGAAGATGGACGAGATGCAACAATGTCATGAGGACGAACTCGCGGTCGTTAAGGCCGATTGTGAGGCCCGGATAGCCCAGGAGATCGTTGGAAAGGGAGGTGAGGACGAGCGGGCAAAGGAGAAGGGAAAGGCCGCCGCGGAGGACCACGCGGAACACAACAGCGGACGCGACAAAACTTGGAAACCGACGGAGTCCGAAGCCGAAGGGAGTAAGGCCAAATCAATACACGCGGAGAGCGCCGCAGAGGATAGACGGATGGTGGTGAAACCTGAGCCTTCATCCACACTATTGCTCCCCTTTGCCCAAGACATCATGGATGTTCAGATTTCGGAACAATTCGTTGCGCCGCAATTCAAGATGTATGACGGGACCATGGATCCCGAGGCCCACATCAAGACTTTCTCGAACGCGATGGCGTTCAGGACAGGCAACGACGCCATCTGGTGTCGGGCATTTTCGTTATCATTGGAGGACGAAGCACTTGAATGGTTCAACTCTCTTCCCCCCAATTCCACAGAGAACTTCGCCGGCTTAAAACGCTTGTTCAACTGGTTGTTCGCCGCTAACAGCACGCAAGACCTAACCGTGTTCGAGCTGGTCACCCTGAAGCAGGGCAAGGAAGAAACGCTGAGAGCGTTTATGGACCGTTATCAAAAGACCGTCCGGCGAGTGAAGGCATTGAGCCCGGAGCTCGCCCTCCATTACATCCTCCCTGCACTCAAGCCCGGACCGTTTAAAGACAGTGTCTGTCGACGGGCCCCCAAAACTAT
This Vigna angularis cultivar LongXiaoDou No.4 chromosome 4, ASM1680809v1, whole genome shotgun sequence DNA region includes the following protein-coding sequences:
- the LOC108330359 gene encoding uncharacterized protein LOC108330359, producing the protein MSMDDPIEMIRMLQQKMDEMQQCHEDELAVVKADCEARIAQEIVGKGGEDERAKEKGKAAAEDHAEHNSGRDKTWKPTESEAEGSKAKSIHAESAAEDRRMVVKPEPSSTLLLPFAQDIMDVQISEQFVAPQFKMYDGTMDPEAHIKTFSNAMAFRTGNDAIWCRAFSLSLEDEALEWFNSLPPNSTENFAGLKRLFNWLFAANSTQDLTVFELVTLKQGKEETLRAFMDRYQKTVRRVKALSPELALHYILPALKPGPFKDSVCRRAPKTMEELRERATDEIRVEEMKLSYKKESQKLMGEKTDGGRSGNSAAKPGGLKQKEPRRGPLFQQYTPLNAPREKILREALSADLLPEPMKRLTPSGADGSKHCAYHKNMGHTTEECVTLKDKIEELIRAGQLKKYIRIDRPQAPVERPAPRQAYRPDRSRNDRTDRPRSERRRSKSRSRSRERPLRGHINTISGGFAGGGSSSSARKRHMRAL